The Aedes albopictus strain Foshan chromosome 2, AalbF5, whole genome shotgun sequence region ACCTGCCGAAGTGCCAATACATACCCGTAAATCTTTCATTAAATTCCAGAATATCGGAAATCGTCGACCCGTTCTCCCGAGTGCTTGCCAAACTCTGCGTCTACTGCATCGTGGCCACCATGGAAGCCCCAGTTCCGCCCACCAAGAAGCGTTCGCGCGCCGCAATTGCTGCCGAAGGCGACGACCTGGATGCACTCTGTTCCGCGCCCAAAATCCGTAAGATCGGTTCCGATTCGTGCGATTCCACCTCCAGTGATTTCATGCTGGAACAGGTGCTGGCCGCCCGCGAAAGTTCGACGCAGTTGAAGGAACCCTTGCAGGGTTGTTTGCAGGCGCTTTTCCGAACCTTTTCGCAGTATATCGTGTCGGACGAGCTGTCGCCCAAGATCTTCTTCATGTTCCAGCTGCTGTCGCTGCTGGTCGAGGTGGGAAAGGATCGCATTAAGCCGGTCCTGAAGCTGATTCCCAACGGGCTGATCCAGAACATGATGAAGATCAACGCCACGGACGATATGACCGTTGGGTTTATTTTGAGGTAAGTGGACAAAGAAATTGTATGTTTTCAGCGAATTAGTGGGGATTTATTCCGTTTGGCAAAAAGTCGTTTGGCATAATTATACATAAACAGCCACTATATGCCAAACGCTCTAgcatgcgcagctttttctttttttccatttactctcgtaaacaaacacgagaaaaagaatgataaaagagggggcactcTGTCCCCTgttttatctcgctcttttttgtgtttatcaaagagaataagcgagaaaaaagaaaaaactgCGCACGCTAGTGCAAACGGCTGTATGACAAACGACACTTATACCAAATGGCATTGTTATGCCTAACCGAGAAAGACCCATTTTGAGTTACTTGATATAAAACAAAATCTTAAACTTTATTCTTCCAGGTTATATGACTTAAGTACCGCTTCCGGCAGGCAGTTTGCCATGTCGGATCTCTGCCTGTTCCGAAACATTCAGATGCGTAAGGATAGCATTAAGCTGTGAGTATGTGTGTATTATGCTTTTTTGTTCgtttaattttttgattttacaGTTAAAGACTTCTTCTCTGTGTGAAGGAGGATAGAATCTAATACCTTTCTATGTtacttttattcgaataattattTTACAACTTATCTACAACCTTTCCACGCTACGTAGTTGATTATCACTGCCTTGGCTTTGCCGACTACCGTCGCTAGATCTTCTACCCAGACTGACTACACTGAATCGTTGCTGTATAGCTTCTGCTCTCTCTGTAGCTCTGGTTTCCATCTCCTGCTCGAGGTTTACCGCTGTGGTTAGTTTCCGCAAGCGTCGTCTAAAGCTGTAGTATCCTAACCCGATGGCGGCGAGAACAATGACGCCCGCACCAATGGCCATACCTACAATGCCGGCTGTACTCAACTGAGCTTGATCCGGTTGGGACTGGATGGTTGTTACCTCGAACATCGTGTGCTGTTCCATTGCATGGCCTGCTATTTTTCCGGCGCAAATCCATGGCCCCAGGTCAGAGGAGGTCACGCTCAGGATTACTAGAGAACAGTATCCCTTTTTCGGCTCATGCGTTGGATTTGAGTAGTAGTTGTTCAGTATAGCTTGATCTGAGGTTATACCTTCGTCCAAGCTGAACGCTTGACCGCTTGGTGTAACAAATCGACAGTACTGGAATGGAGTGTTCTTGGGAATCGAAGAACACTCCACCACAAGAGCGGTGCCCACGGTAGCAACCACTGTGTCTGCCTTTGCAATGATTTGGGAACTTCCAACCTTCACGTCCATACCTGCTGATACCTCCAACGAAGAATACCTAGTACTGCCCACGTGGCAACTCCACTGTCCTGTCATGTTTTCCGAAACTGGCTTAAACCTAATTCCACAGTCACCCAAAGCCAACGATATTCCGCTGTACCAATAATTCGTCCCTTCGCCGTGCACTAAATTCTCCGAAACCGAGTAGATCTCTCCATCCTGATCCCTGAACCAGCAGTAATCCAGTGGCTTATTCGCATTACACTGAAGTGTCATTTCCGCTCCACTCAGCGCGTTGACATTCTCCACCGATATGATTGCCAACGCCGCTTCCTCGTCGCTATTGTCCATAATCGCACCGGCAACCTTCATCATGTCATCATCCCCATAGCCAACCACACACTTCCACAACCCCTTATCGATCGTGTCCGGCTCTTCCACCTCCAGTCCACAATCCCCAACGTCGAATCCGTTCCCGTAGTAACGATACCGATCCCATCCGACGCCCGGCAGCATGTTCAGGCCCAGGTTGTCCGCCACCCGTACGAACCGACAGAACCGAATCATCGAGCGGCTGTACTGGAGGTTGCACATCAGCACATGGAAGTCCGCTCCCCGGTGAACAGAAGGGGATATTTGCTCATCTGGAGGGAATTGAGATGAAAAGAAAGGAGATAGATAGTAAGTAATTGGAGTAGAGGTTGTCCACTAcctgagaaattcttctaggaataattcttggatgaacctttggaggaatttctggacgaattcttggaggaatccctagaggaattcttggagaaatcactggaggaattcctggagaaatccatgaattaattcctagaggaatctccggagaaaatcctggggtacacttctggacaaattcgtagcagaatccctggagaaattcctggaggaacttctgaaggaatagttggaggatttcctggaggcatccctggagaaattcctagatgaatacctggtggaatatttaggggaattctgggagggacctctagaagaactTCCAGTACAATAAAtactagataaattcctagagaaatccctggagggattcttgaatgaattccttgatggaTTCCAACAGTaaaccctggaagatttcctagaggaattcttggaggaatccctggagaaatttctgaagaatcctcttgaggaattcctggaagaatccttagagaaatttctagagaaattcttggtagaattcttgggggaattctttgaaaatccccggaggaattactgaagtaatttctggaagaacctcaggaGTCATgcatggatgaacttctggataaattactgTCGGAATCCCagggcgaattcctggagaaatccctagaggaattcttgggaaaattccgtggaactatccctggaagaattcctggaggaatctctagaggtattctgggaggaatccctggaaaaatttctgattcctagatgaattcccagaggaatttctggagaaattcgaggatgaattcttggagggattactgaaggaatcatctgaggaattccgggaggaatctctggaaggatccttagaggaatctctgatggaattcctaataaattcctacaggaattcctggtggaatttctggaggaatccgtaaaataattggcttctttagcggtgttgagataattccatattctgaatctgcatgttaaactgagccgaaatccaaattttcatgaattttggtgcccgggaacctatttaaaaatcagtttaaagtttgtatgggagcgatttgtcgaatcacccctcgttgcattttatactgggcggagctgtcaaacagttgcccagctgtcaaaaggtgatttcaaaaaatctctttggaattgcttttaggtaccaaaataaagttctaaaaatctgaaaaaaaatcatagtggctcagaaaaaagtgctctttcgtataaaagcaAAATATcagtaaatttttcaaaatttaaaaacccaattcttggagaaatgtttggagaagaaattcctggaggaaacccagaaagaattcccgaagaaatccctttaaaaattcctggaggaattcctgaaagaatttctgaatgaacccccaaagattttcctggatgaattgctttaggaattttcgaagaaattcctaaagaaattcttggggtaactccttggagaaattcttggtggaatttctgaaggagtccctggaggaatgcctagaggaatacctaaaataattcctgaaaaaaatccgggaggaatttctggaggattcctgaagaaatccttgaagaaattcctagtggaatctcaggaggaattcttgcaggaattctcgaagaagcttttggattaattcctggataaactccgggagggattcctgggggcatttctgaaggaatccctggaggatatcctggagaaattgctgtagtaatttgtgaaagaattgctGATGTAACTCCTAAAGGTTTTCCTGAAGCTATAGCaaaattttctgcaagagtttttctggaaggcattcctgcagaaatacttcgaataattccagatggagaTGGAGCAATCTCgaacgaaattttgaaaattggatccctgaaaatatctctgaaggaatacctcaaAGGATTTCTGGAAATGTCAGGTGGATTCccaaactaacatttattgtgaatgttaaAGTCAACAAaacgtcctcaatacggcttgatgccattggcgtagctaactttttcttttttctcgctcactctcctaaacaaacacaagaaagagattgatgaaagagggggcacaggcttactgtgttgtacatatggacggaaacttctatgcaagccctctagaggaatttctggagaaatcccgggaaggaatcgctaaaaaaattccggaaataatctttcaaggaataccagcagCAATCCCAGTACGTATTCCCAAGAGAATTCCACTAGGGTTCTCTGAATATATCTCGCAGAAACGAGTAACAACAATTCTAAAGGGGTTAACTGCTTTTTGAAGTAAAACCTTCTTCCATAGCTGAAGAACGTATTTTATTGCTCCAAAGCAATTCACCGCCACTACAGTAGATGTTCGATAACTGtagcatgtttacgtttcacttaccgaatgaaatgcgataaCTGCAACAGCTGACAGACGTTAAAGAAATGTCagtcagtggcgtctcgtaacctcactttttacctgttcaacgaccatACAACTTGTAATTGCGAAGTGTTCAGGTTCtgaatccaattgaaaatggatgaaaacggctattctcgtcattctCTAAAAATTACATgccaatttgttgagaaaattcaagaatttacacttgttgaacaggtagatttgaggttagggaatcgccactgatgTCAGTTGCTGCAGTACGCAGCCAATGTGCGTtcagaaaacatcgcattgcagcaaaAGTTCATGCGAAAATCATCGCATCActtttgacatttcattttgacagaaagcggtgcgataactgcaaaatggttgcacttagcggacttgcagttaaaaagcattgcagttaatgCGTTTGCACCGAGCGTACGTCTACTGTATTTGGAAAAGAAGAGATTTCTCTGTCAGGAGTCTCTTAATGGATCCTTAAGGAAATCCCGGAAGGCATCTTTGaacgaattccaacagaaatcccagagggaataTCGATCAGGATACCtaagataagcttctgtaaacctgagcgtttgttctccaggaggagcggctttcatcgtgatgggtggtaTGCAGAGGTGCGTAATCGGTTGGTAGccgatccacagacaaacagacgtaacaccttgaacgattttcatggaaatccatcgcccagttcacactaccatcacctggtggaaaagttgcacgaatcactgtgttgtgccatatcgtcaacagaaggcgctagtgtgaaacgtcaaacgcatagaaaaatgatgtgcgcgcttttggttgtgaaagccacaactatgaaaatttaaaatgttcgTTAAAAGCAtgatcgatggaaatttcgcaagtgttatgtctgtttgtctgtggccgatcgacgaaagaatgtgcaggttgaggattaacggccgattcttcaacttcagcataataaacgtgcacagcccacactccggaagcactgatggtggcaaggacgcattttacgcgcagctcgaacgcgagtacgaccgctgctgaagccacgacatcaagattataataggagatttaaacgctcaggtaggccagtaagaggaattcagaccgacgattggaaagttcagcgttcaccagcagacgaacgaaaacggcctacgactaattgatttcgtcgcctccaatacggccatacgtagcacctttttacaacacagcctcccttatcgttacacctggagatcaccacagcagacggaatctcaaatcgaccacgttctgattgacggacgacattatcgatgtcaggacctgtcgtggcgccaacatcgactccgaccactatctggtgatggtcaaactgcgcccaaacctcttcgtcatcaacaatgtacggtaccggcgaccgccacggtacatcctagagcgactgaagcaaccggatgtcgcctcagcatacgcgcagaatctcgaagccgcgtttccagacgagggcgagctcgatgaggcccctctagaggactgctggagtacagtgaaagcagccatcaacgacgcagccgagagcaccatcgggtacgtggaacggaatcgacggaacgaatggttcgacgaagagtgcagaacggttttggaggagaagaacgcagcgagggcgataatgctgcagcaagggactcgacagaacgtggaacgttacaaacagaagcggaaacagcagacccgcctctttcgggagaaaaagcgccgcctggaagaagcggagtgtgaagaaatggaactgctgtgccgttcccaagaaacacggaagttctatcagaagctcaacgcatcccgcaacggcttcgtgccgcgagccgaaatatgcagggataaagacggacggatgtgaggtgatcgaaaagtggaagcagcacttcgatcagcacctgaacggcgtggagaacgtaggcacgggagcccacggctacggaagaaacgacgacgccagtgcagcggaggacggaaatgaaccaactcccacgctgatggaagttaaggatgccattcacaagctcaaaaccaacaaagcagctggtaaggatggtatcgcagttgaactcatcaagatgggcccagaaaagttggccacctgtctgcatcggctgatagggaaaccgaacagctaccggaggagtggaaggaaggggtaatctgcctcaaAGGCgttcatttggaatgtgaaaactccagagcgatcactattttgaatgccaaTAAagagctatcccagatcatcttccgtcgtctgtcacctaaaacgaatgagttcgtgggaagttgtcaagccggcttcgtcgacggCCTGTCGATAACGGACCAGTTCTTCACCGTACTgcaaatcctcaagaaatgccatgaataccaggtcccaacgcatcacatgttcatcgacttcaaggcggcatacgacagtatcgaccgtgtagagctatggagaatcattgaCGAAAAccgcttttctgggaagctgactagactgattaaagcaacgatggacggtgtgcaaaattgcgtaagggtttcgggtgaactatccagttcattcgaatctcgccggggacttcgacaaggtaatggactctcatgccaaggtaatggacattattgccagaacatttggaacggtggcagagctgtacacccgcctgaaacgcgaagcagcaaaggtcggactggtggtgaatgcctcaaaaacaaagtacatgctggtaggcgaaaccgaacacgaccggatccgtctgggtagtaatgttacgatagacggggatactttcgaggtggtggaggaatgcgtctacctcggatccttactgacggctgataacaaCGTGGGCCGTGAAattctgcggtcgaaaaagatcaacccacgcatcaaatgtatcatgtacaaaacgctaataacacCGGTGGTCctatacggacacgagacatggaccatactcgaggaggacctgcaagcacttggagttttcgagcgatgcgtgctaaggacgatcttcggcggtgtgcaggagaacggtgtgtggcggagaaggatgaaccacgagctcgctgcactttacggcgaacccagcatccagaaggtggccaaagccggaaggatacggtgggcagggcatgttgcaagaatgccggacaacaaccctgcaaagctggtgtttgctactgatccggttgacataagaaggcgtggagcgcagagagcacgatgggcggaccaggtggagcgtgacctggcgagcattggccgTCCATATGTAcctacaacacagtaactcagcatcaagccgtattgatgacgctttgttgacgtttacattcacagtaaatgttagttgggaagtacGGAAAAGACACCGGaagacaagaagaagaagaaaaagaagaagaagaagaaaaagaagaagaagaagaaaaagaagaagaagaagaaaaagaagaagaaaaagaaaaagaaaaagaagaagaagaataaattcctccaaaatcctggtaaaaataattctaaaattttgaagaatttatcTGCGTTCACTTTTCTAAGAACTCACAATAAAGCATCTAGCAAGGATTCACAAAGAAGTTCACCTAAAACTTGCGCCAGAATTGCCTTGAAAAGTTCTAGTATTAGATATTAGAGATATTATCCAAGAATTTGATAATATTTTCTATGAGTTTCACTCGAAACAATAACATTTATATTCGGCATGCTGTTTCCAGAGAAAGTTGCGAATCTAAATCATGCATCAATGCGCT contains the following coding sequences:
- the LOC115268497 gene encoding uncharacterized protein LOC115268497 yields the protein MKLDCTTSQSPDGNDHSQKWSNEILTLTMDRTIAILLICVASGVQLASAENLLTNSNIMHGFIFPGSVTVAVGESVHLKILVTMIDGDRCLYREPGSDQDVDIHAPSTLGEPHVIAPSNTSEGTRNVNVDADECGIKILNINHVDAGFWRLTLVRDSDLIRGISMVNVIDVPTVPDTSDRDSIAGLEEITPTGTNYCYVLRDSDEHTRDTPMYEQCSLEVDEMDPTGTGHWNVIAGVQGYMREMHFAINIEHKDEQISPSVHRGADFHVLMCNLQYSRSMIRFCRFVRVADNLGLNMLPGVGWDRYRYYGNGFDVGDCGLEVEEPDTIDKGLWKCVVGYGDDDMMKVAGAIMDNSDEEAALAIISVENVNALSGAEMTLQCNANKPLDYCWFRDQDGEIYSVSENLVHGEGTNYWYSGISLALGDCGIRFKPVSENMTGQWSCHVGSTRYSSLEVSAGMDVKVGSSQIIAKADTVVATVGTALVVECSSIPKNTPFQYCRFVTPSGQAFSLDEGITSDQAILNNYYSNPTHEPKKGYCSLVILSVTSSDLGPWICAGKIAGHAMEQHTMFEVTTIQSQPDQAQLSTAGIVGMAIGAGVIVLAAIGLGYYSFRRRLRKLTTAVNLEQEMETRATERAEAIQQRFSVVSLGRRSSDGSRQSQGSDNQLRSVERL